From one Culex quinquefasciatus strain JHB chromosome 3, VPISU_Cqui_1.0_pri_paternal, whole genome shotgun sequence genomic stretch:
- the LOC6044017 gene encoding protein FAM136A yields the protein MVEQQKQRIELELSQRVDDLDRTILRKMQAEMHECAARCCHDSGSSMDAVQRCVESCSGPVMRAQQHVEKELGGFNNRLQRCVMDCNDTIKDKMGANPSESDISKYTGMFERCAIKCVDKHVDLLPGLFKSIQQTIASKRN from the exons ATGGTCGAACAGCAGAAGCAACGCATCGAGCTGGAGCTGTCCCAGCGCGTCGACGATCTGGACCGGACAATCTTGCGTAAGATGCAG GCTGAAATGCACGAATGCGCGGCCAGATGTTGCCACGATAGCGGTTCCAGCATGGACGCTGTCCAGCGCTGCGTGGAGAGTTGTTCGGGGCCGGTTATGCGAGCGCAACAGCACGTAGAGAAGGAACTGGGCGGGTTTAACAATCGGCTGCAAAGATGCGTGATGGATTGCAACGACACGATAAAGGACAAAATGGGTGCAAACCCGTCCGAGAGTGACATTTCCAAGTACACGGGAATGTTCGAGCGGTGTGCGATCAAGTGCGTGGACAAGCACGTGGACCTCCTGCCGGGGCTGTTCAAATCGATTCAGCAGACGATTGCGAGCAAACGGAATTGA
- the LOC6054413 gene encoding cysteine dioxygenase 1: protein MTSVMRIEDAEVAAANQEQYLRGLTKTFTGIEKPLKDAPQCGTLTELIAELHRVFAEDRVNIEYVNHLMMSYKSNAAEWRKFAKFDRYRYTRNLVDAGNGKFNLMLLCWNEGHASAIHDHADSHCFMKMLKGELTEVRYAWPKDATVNEDAAANIGQDPEDQEYSGDELEELSRTTLATNGVCYINDTLGLHRVENPSHSDVAVSLHLYCPPFDTCSVFNKQTGKRTKCKVTFWSKYGKREEQTE, encoded by the exons ATGACGTCGGTTATGCGGATTGAGGATGCTGAGGTGGCCGCCGCCAACCAGGAGCAGTACCTGCGCGGTCTGACCAAAACATTCACCGGAATCGAGAAACCGCTGAAGGACGCCCCCCAGTGTGGCACGTTGACGGAACTGATTGCCGAGCTGCACAGGGTGTTCGCCGAAGATCGGGTCAACATCGAGTACGTGAACCATCTGATGATGAGCTACAAGAGCAACGCGGCCGAGTGGCGAAAGTTTGCCAAGTTCGATCGTTACAG GTACACTCGCAACCTGGTCGATGCCGGCAACGGCAAGTTCAACCTGATGCTCCTGTGCTGGAATGAAGGGCACGCCTCCGCGATCCACGACCACGCCGACTCGCACTGCTTCATGAAGATGCTCAAGGGCGAACTGACGGAGGTGCGTTACGCGTGGCCCAAGGACGCCACCGTCAACGAGGACGCCGCGGCCAACATCGGCCAGGATCCGGAGGACCAGGAGTACAGCGGGGACGAGCTGGAGGAACTGTCGCGGACGACGCTCGCCACGAACGGCGTGTGCTACATCAACGACACGCTCGGCCTGCACCGGGTCGAGAATCCGAGCCACTCGGATGTGGCCGTGTCGCTGCATCTGTACTGTCCCCCGTTCGATACGTGCTCGGTCTTCAACAAGCAAACTGGCAAACGCACCAAGTGCAAGGTCACCTTCTGGAGCAAGTACGGCAAGCGGGAGGAGCAG ACCGAGTAA
- the LOC6044013 gene encoding LOW QUALITY PROTEIN: craniofacial development protein 1 (The sequence of the model RefSeq protein was modified relative to this genomic sequence to represent the inferred CDS: deleted 1 base in 1 codon) produces the protein MDPEEEYPSDSDASDEDFRPDKEEGSASELESDDNVEDEDQENGDDDGGTKPKAGAGKKRKRTGKKVPKKKAKIAEEVPEEKETENKGELLDDEDEERLTDALWADFLAGSNSSSTTSSSKEPAKKDPVKAVAPVAVKPPKPAPTTTTKPETVTKIFEFAGETVEVTEPAPAAEATSSKPAAKPATLGALSSNGGGPKPALGGRSSGGGLGAVLGQLGKKNKLSVLEKTQLDWKSFKRNEGIEEELQTHNRGRDGYLERQDFLQRADLRQFEIEKNFRQSKSKR, from the exons ATGGATCCCGAGGAAGAGTACCCAAGTGACAGCGATGCCAGTGACGAGGATTTCCGCCCGGACAAAGAGGAAGGTTCCGCAAGTGAGCTGGAATCGGACGACAATGTAGAAGATGAAGATCAGGAAAatggcgacgacgacggcggaaCGAAACCAAAAGCTGGTGCCGGGAAAAAGCGGAAGCGAACCGGCAAAAAGGTGCCCAAGAAGAAGGCCAAAATTGCGGAAGAAGTTCCTGAAGAGAAGGAGACTGAAAATAAGGGCGAGTTGTTGGATGACGAAGACGAGGAACGGTTGACTGATGCATTGTGGGCAGATTTCCTGGCTGGTTCCAACAGTAGTTCCACGACCAGTTCGTCCAAAGAACCTGCCAAAAAAGATCCAGTCAAAGCGGTTGCACCTGTTGCTGTTAAACCACCAAAACCTGCCCCGACGACCACGACAAAACCGGAAACGGttactaaaattttcgaattcGCCGGTGAAACGGTTGAGGTGACTGAACCTGCCCCAGCCGCCGAAGCAACGTCCAGCAAGCCCGCAGCGAAACCCGCAACTTTGGGAGCACTTTCGTCGAACGGTGGTGGGCCCAAGCCAGCACTTGGAGGCCGGTCGTCGGGTGGTGGCCTCGGAGCAGTATTAGGCCAGTTGGGCAAGAAGAACAAACTGAGCGTGCTGGAAAAGACCCAGCTCGACTGGAAGTCCTTCAAGCGCAACGAGGGCATCGAGGAGGAGCTGCAGACGCACAATCGTGGCCGGGATGGGTACTTGGAGAGGCAGGAC TTTTTGCAGCGCGCCGATCTGCGGCAGTTTGAAATCGAGAAGAACTTTAGGCAGTCCAAGAGCAAGCGATGA